Proteins found in one Ktedonobacterales bacterium genomic segment:
- a CDS encoding type II toxin-antitoxin system HicB family antitoxin translates to MSVRTFAAVIHKEENLYVAECPEVGTTSQGTSIEEALANLKEATELYLEEVPLPETSHPILTTFEVEASI, encoded by the coding sequence ATGAGCGTGCGGACTTTCGCTGCTGTTATACATAAAGAAGAAAACCTCTATGTAGCCGAATGCCCAGAGGTGGGTACGACCAGCCAGGGAACGTCTATCGAAGAGGCGCTTGCCAATCTGAAAGAAGCTACTGAACTCTATCTCGAAGAGGTTCCTTTGCCTGAAACCAGCCACCCAATCCTGACGACCTTCGAGGTCGAGGCTTCTATCTAG